In Bombus fervidus isolate BK054 chromosome 11, iyBomFerv1, whole genome shotgun sequence, a single genomic region encodes these proteins:
- the Form3 gene encoding FH2 domain-containing protein formin 3, with amino-acid sequence MSQLKRDMEELETLRRSLAEFFCEDSNTFKIEECLKIFHQFCQKFNQAVAENERRRIQEEQILARRKQREEQLLAKKRLLTNNQQQIEAPTSESECNLIGYDPFDLASGLPQRNYGRPDVKIKRLQNGAVTSDEDVSITGSPNIRRRLGSCSGGIADQQSTKEETYSPDVTPNGTLRRRRSRIPCEDDDGNLMDFLRTSGQDGTRERKSWGSLDRSWARRARGQSRRSDLLNADFSIDRERPSSPSPLLESKPFLQEEETKPAGKAWRQKIEAWLSENEKEDRAGEELQKKARQLHHANRRSYEDSESEGKTNIQMEAGSTHDTYSEVYDWRPSVEKTDVMRTMEAIEEAETHPSQKDKSPWRKSSLNVPNSMEETDPRYSRRLRSRLSAENVLTSSTLQSIKEEERKKNKTTDVVNSSPQDELTIYLRQPYGDSQTAGSRRFSKLKKGADEEKITDKIEIDSDNIETPPATRKLFSPPKEVKPVEKEPCKRERCSSSFQSRDFKNPTSKNVNNTDFGIGNFDRYSAARRTRRYKKSQDSAEKDSKQESMVDAESLEVKPADRPHSLPLSEEEGHGEDSVPSVWQEKSKRQAESSSSFDIDTALAEIARSGEDLQRLSRPLVHRTSRLPVSQPSAVVAVTNTVLSPVMQESRPRESSLTVLAERAVTSRERQRTMIDPSQVKEAIRLTNNPPSQVNECQNVSTCRSRKQSRSFGKNESTSDEIDLAITDSNRCQENADPDVEIYHDKRAESTLRNQSKIQSVRSNTDGSIFHPRFVPPDINVTTSNPSSFSLLPASGKVRDQEMNDEGFEETQSLVSETLSQETSSGNYETDTHDSTRCSPAELRYPGTDNHPPVHTTIDHIQVTEHDPSKSIGDATLKTMSSSPPPPISKGYEKRAGSMKHTSEKSSFLPKRTNVLKRDVAVRKATESMKRNSNLTFQSNNSQTRNEVERSGSRSSLRSSRSSLNSATSVNTVRNLVPNHAPLRTYTSAICALTNDLRKSPSHSPLPPKSNEKRRTNPRATVTRIPASRSSSSGSSVGPTARTARKSLGSTTDVQKANKGRALFSRSSSSGSGSSMRPQSLPLNRVNVEKVPSSVTKSKLIHPRTGTRNHSFMRPTAASVNKGSIPNLPRSIKGLVK; translated from the exons ATGAGTCAATTGAAACGAGACATGGAAGAACTCGAAACGTTAAGACGATCGCTCGCCGAATTTTTCTGCGAAGACAGCAACACTTTCAAGATCGAGGAATGCCTCAAGATATTCCATCAATTTTGCCAAAAGTTTAATCAGGCTGTCGCAGAAAACGAGAGACGTAGAATTCAAGAGGAACAGATATTGGCAAGGCGCAAACAACGAGAAGAACAACTTTTGGCTAAAAAACGACTAC TGACCAATAACCAACAACAAATCGAGGCGCCAACCTCTGAATCTGAATGCAATTTAATTGGTTACGATCCTTTCGATCTTGCTAGCGGTTTACCTCAAAGGAATTACGGTCGTCCCGACGTTAAG ATCAAAAGACTGCAAAACGGGGCTGTCACTTCCGACGAAGATGTCTCGATAACCGGATCGCCTAATATTCGACGACGTTTAGGTTCTTGTTCCGGCGGAATCGCCGACCAGCAATCTACCAAAGAAGAAACTTACTCGCCAG ATGTTACCCCGAACGGTACTCTTCGTCGTCGAAGAAGTCGAATACCCTGCGAGGATGACGACGGTAATTTAATGGACTTCTTAAGGACGTCGGGTCAAGACGGCACTCGTGAAAGAAAATCGTGGGGTAGCTTAG ATCGGTCGTGGGCAAGAAGAGCACGCGGCCAGTCTCGCAGAAGCGATCTATTAAACGCAGATTTCTCGATCGATCGCGAAAGGCCAAGTTCTCCGTCGCCTTTACTCGAGAGCAAACCTTTCTTGCaagaggaagaaacgaaaccgGCAGG GAAAGCATGGCGGCAGAAGATCGAGGCATGGTTATCGGAGAACGAGAAGGAAGACCGTGCAGGCGAAGAGCTGCAGAAAAAAGCAAGACAGTTGCACCATGCGAATCGACGCTCCTACGAAGACTCTG AGAGCGAAGGCAAGACGAATATTCAAATGGAAGCTGGTTCCACCCATGATACGTACTCGGAGGTATACGACTGGCGCCCGTCCGTTGAGAAGACAGATGTGATGCGCACGATGGAAGCTATCGAAG AAGCCGAGACGCATCCGTCGCAAAAGGATAAATCTCCTTGGCGAAAGTCGAGCCTAAACGTACCAAATAGTATGGAAGAGACTGACCCGCGTTATTCCCGCAGACTAAGATCGCGACTGAGCGCAGAAAACGTGTTAACATCCAGCACTTTGCAG TCGAtcaaagaggaagagagaaagaagaataagACTACCGACGTCGTGAATTCAAGCCCTCAAGATGAGTTAACGATTTATCTAAGACAGCCTTACGGCGACTCTCAAACCGCTGGATCGCGGAGATTTTCGAAACTGAAGAAAGGCGCCGACGAAGAGAAGATCACCGACAAGATCGAGATCGATTCCGATAATATAGAAACACCTCCAGCAACTAGAAAGTTATTCAGCCCACCGAAAGAAGTGAAGCCAGTTGAGAAAGAACCGTGTAAAAGAGAACGTTGCAGCAGCTCTTTTCAAAGCAGAGACTTTAAGAATCCAACgtcgaaaaatgtaaataacacAGACTTCGGAATAG GCAATTTTGATCGTTACTCGGCGGCAAGGAGAACACGAAGATACAAAAAAAGTCAAGACTCGGCAGAGAAAGACTCGAAACAAGAGTCGATGGTCGATGCCGAGTCGTTGGAAGTGAAACCAGCTGACCGTCCGCACTCTTTGCCACTGTCGGAAGAAGAAGGACACGGCGAAGATTCTGTGCCATCCGTTTGGCAAGAGAAATCGAAACGGCAGGCGGAATCCTCGAGTTCGTTCGATATCGACACTGCATTGGCAGAGATCGCTCGTTCCGGCGAAGATCTTCAACGATTGTCGCGTCCATTGGTGCACCGAACCTCGAGGCTACCGGTCAGTCAACCGTCGGCCGTCGTCGCCGTAACCAACACCGTTCTCAGTCCCGTGATGCAGGAGTCTCGACCTCGAGAATCCTCGTTGACCGTTCTCGCGGAAAGAGCTGTAACTAGCCGCGAACGACAGAGGACCATGATCGATCCTAGTCAGGTAAAAGAGGCGATCAGACTGACCAACAATCCGCCGAGTCAGGTGAACGAATGTCAAAACGTCTCAACGTGCCGATCTCGGAAGCAATCTCGATCTTTTGGAAAAAACGAATCCACGAGCGATGAAATCGATCTAGCCATTACCGATTCGAATCGTTGCCAAGAAAACGCAGATCCCGACGTCGAGATTTACCACGACAAACGAGCCGAATCCACGCTGCGAAACCAAAGCAAGATACAATCCGTACGATCCAACACGGACGGTTCGATCTTTCATCCTAGATTCGTGCCGCCTGATATAAATGTCACCACCTCTAACccctcctctttttctttgttgcCTGCTTCCGGGAAAGTGCGAGATCAAGAGATGAACGACGAAGGATTCGAGGAAACGCAGAGTTTAGTTTCGGAAACCCTCAGTCAAGAAACGTCCTCCGGAAATTACGAGACGGATACCCATGATTCGACGCGATGCTCGCCAGCCGAATTACGCTATCCTGGAACCGATAATCATCCTCCCGTTCACACCACCATCGACCACATCCAGGTAACCGAACATGATCCGAGCAAATCGATCGGAGATGCGACGTTAAAAACAATGTCGTCGTCGCCGCCACCGCCGATCTCGAAAGGGTACGAGAAACGAGCGGGCTCGATGAAACACACCAGCGAGAAGTCTAGCTTTCTTCCGAAACGAACAAACGTCTTAAAGCGGGACGTTGCAGTGAGAAAAGCGACAGAGTCGATGAAACGAAATTCAAATCTGACGTTCCAATCGAACAACAGTCAGACGAGGAACGAGGTAGAACGTTCGGGATCGAGAAGCAGTCTTCGTAGCTCGCGAAGTTCCTTAAATAGCGCCACGTCGGTAAACACTGTACGAAATTTAGTTCCGAATCACGCGCCTCTTCGTACTTACACGTCAGCGATTTGCGCGTTAACCAACGATTTGCGAAAAAGTCCGTCACATAGTCCGTTACCGCCGAAAAGCAACGAAAAACGTCGAACGAATCCCCGCGCGACGGTCACTAGAATACCAGCAAGCAGAAGCAGTAGCAgcggaagcagcgtgggcccAACTGCGAGAACCGCTCGCAAATCTCTCGGG TCAACTACCGATGTGCAAAAAGCAAACAAAGGACGAGCGCTCTTCTCGCGTAGTAGCAGCAGCGGAAGCGGCAGTAGCATGCGTCCACAGTCTTTGCCATTAAATCGTGTAAACGTGGAAAAGGTGCCATCGTCCGTCACTAAAAGTAAGTTGATTCACCCAAGAACTGGAACCAGAAATCACAGTTTTATGAGACCGACAGCCGCAAGTGTGAACAAAGGTTCCATTCCGAATCTACCCAGGAGCATCAAAGGTTTGGTCAAGTAA
- the LOC139992381 gene encoding inverted formin-2-like, which translates to MFSEDDRFGAEGFSNAADMDSHVGLDYIVDNPDYCVKLATALDTACPSVKKQVVELLSALCVYSQDGRQRAIDTLHAYQVIELEKSHAPDLRVQLDVFDDQRETDEELSNHGPPGIDLSSHVDVFYAIFGQIADTPQEIPFLSILQHLLRLDPKDAASDLAWDTAETLVHRATLLENREDATKLLRSPSLQTNLCCHCRGTDQTCGTSRKASLSVNNSTTPLPPLPPPPPPPVPVDPSGTSSPTQNRVLPPPPPPPLLTGNATYADASMDPPPMPPPLHALPVTRVPTPEPPNNHARLLPQQEIPTPKAKMKTINWNKIPNHKVIGKRNIWSLVADEHQNSPMADIDWAEMEGLFCQQVPPVLPAASCSSYGANSDAERRRREPTEIALLDGKRSLNVNIFLKQFRSSNEDIIRLIKDGSHDEIGAEKLRGLLKILPEVDELEMLKSFDGDKSKLGNAEKFFLQLIQVPNYKLRIECMLLKEEFAANMSYLEPSINSMILAGEDLMTNKPLQEVLYMVLVAGNFLNSGGYAGNAAGVKLSSLQKITEIRANKPGMNLIHYVALQAERKRKDLLDFAKGMTTLEAATKTTTEQLNNEFNALDTKIKKIKAQINFPSTETDIQEQMAQFLQVPRL; encoded by the exons ATGTTTTCAGAGGATGATCG ATTCGGAGCAGAAGGTTTCTCAAATGCAGCCGATATGGATTCCCACGTTGGTCTCGACTATATCGTGGATAATCCCGATTACTGCGTCAAGCTCGCCACGG CCTTGGACACAGCGTGTCCCTCGGTTAAGAAGCAAGTGGTAGAATTGCTTTCGGCGCTGTGTGTTTACAGCCAGGATGGAAGACAGAGAGCTATCGATACTCTTCACGCGTATCAGGTGATCGAACTTGA GAAAAGCCACGCACCGGATCTGAGAGTGCAACTCGATGTTTTCGACGACCAACGAGAAACCGACGAGGAATTATCGAATCACGGACCACCTGGAATCGATCTTTCTTCCCATGTGGATGTCTTTTATGCGATCTTTGGACAA ATCGCTGATACACCGCAAGAAATACCATTCTTGAGTATTCTCCAGCATCTGTTACGGCTGGATCCGAAAGATGCTGCTAGCGATCTAGCATGGGATACGGCAGAGACGTTGGTTCATAGAGCTACGCTGTTGGAGAATCGAGAAGACGCTACCAAATTGTTGCGTTCACCTAGTCTTCAG ACGAATCTCTGTTGTCACTGTCGAGGTACCGATCAGACGTGTGGAACCTCCCGAAAAGCGTCGTTATCGGTGAACAATTCGACGACGCCTCTGCCACCTTTACCGCCTCCTCCTCCGCCTCCTGTACCCGTTGATCCGTCAGGTACAAGCTCGCCGACACAAAATCGCGTTTTACCACCACCTCCGCCTCCACCGCTTCTTACCGGCAACGCTACGTACGCCGATGCATCGATGGATCCACCGCCAATGCCGCCGCCGTTGCACGCATTACCGGTCACACGAGTACCCACCCCCGAGCCGCCGAATAATCACGCGAGACTACTGCCGCAACAGGAAATACCCACCCCCAAGGCAAAAATGAAAACCATCAATTGGAACAAGATACCAAATCACAAG GTGATCGGAAAGCGCAACATTTGGTCTCTGGTTGCCGATGAGCATCAGAATTCTCCCATGGCGGATATAGATTGGGCAGAGATGGAAGGGCTGTTTTGTCAACAAGTACCGCCGGTATTACCAGCCGCCTCGTGCTCCTCCTACGGAGCAAACTCCGATGCCGAGAGACGACGTAGGGAACCCACCGAG ATCGCGCTTCTCGATGGCAAGAGGAGTTTGAACGTTAATATATTCCTAAAACAGTTTCGAAG TTCGAACGAAGATATTATTCGGCTTATAAAGGACGGCAGTCACGACGAGATCGGGGCGGAAAAGTTGCGCGGCCTTCTAAAAATTTTACCGGAGGTCGACGAACTGGAAATGCTCAAGAGCTTCGACGGGGACAAGTCGAAGCTCGGAAACGCCGAGAAATTCTTTTTGCAACTGATTCAAGTACCAAA TTACAAACTACGTATAGAATGTATGCTGCTGAAGGAAGAATTCGCCGCTAATATGAGCTATTTAGAACCAAGCATCAATTCGATGATCCTAGCTGGTGAAGACTTAATGACGAACAAGCCGCTTCAAGaggtgttgtacatggttctGGTGGCCGGAAACTTCCTCAATTCG GGTGGTTACGCTGGGAACGCCGCCGGAGTAAAGTTATCCTCTTTGCAAAAAATAACTGAAATTCGAGCGAATAAACCAGGAATGAACCTTATACATTACGTAGCTCTG CAAGCcgaaaggaagaggaaggattTGCTGGATTTCGCAAAGGGTATGACCACTCTGGAAGCCGCTACGAA GACCACAACGGAGCAATTAAACAACGAATTTAACGCACTCGACACAAAGATCAAAAAGATCAAGGCACAGATTAATTTTCCTTCGACGGAAACCGACATACAGGAACAGATGGCACAATTTTTGCAGGTACCGCGTCTTTAA